A genomic segment from Nicotiana sylvestris chromosome 1, ASM39365v2, whole genome shotgun sequence encodes:
- the LOC104241250 gene encoding pentatricopeptide repeat-containing protein At4g14050, mitochondrial yields the protein MHHFQFLHQLQRCARFHFPTDGRKLHAQIVKIGLDNCSLKLCNNLVDMYGKCGLLVNAVQLFDEMPQRDLASWASVFTAHNEANQHKKTLSLFPNMFLDGLWPDHFVFASIVKACANLGTLKVGKQVHAQFLKSEFCHDDVVKSSMVDMYAKCGLPDNARTVFDGILVKNMICSSAMISGYARVGRKDEAFELLGKLPVKNLQCWTALISGLVQNGSLVDAIDVFLEVRRESVDMNDPFILSSIVGACASLAALQLGKQIHRLVLGLGYELSLFVSNALVDMYAKCSDIVEAKRIFDSMLTRDVVSWTSIIVGMAQHGLAIEALSLYEDMTLAGVKPNEVTFVGLIYACSHVGLVSKGQSLFKSMIEDYKLSPSLQHYTCLLDLFSRSGHLQNAENLLNTMPFQPDEAAWAALLSACKQHGNTEMGVRVADRLLILGPKDPSTCILLSNTYAGAALWDNVSKLRKLLANLEVRKEPGYSSIDLGKDTTTFYAGEALYHMKDEIFALLKEFDSEMRKRGYIPDTTFVLHDMEQQEKERQLFWHSERLAVGYGLLRTVPGSVIRVVKNLRICGDCHTVIKFISSITGRKIVVRDANRFHHFDKGICSCNDFW from the coding sequence ATGCATCACTTTCAATTTCTTCACCAACTTCAACGATGCGCCAGATTCCATTTCCCTACCGATGGCAGAAAATTACATGCTCAAATAGTCAAGATTGGCTTAGACAATTGCTCGCTAAAGCTTTGCAACAATCTCGTAGATATGTATGGCAAATGTGGCCTCTTAGTCAACGCCGTCCAACTGTTTGATGAAATGCCTCAAAGAGATTTAGCTTCATGGGCCTCAGTTTTTACTGCACACAACGAAGCTAACCAACACAAAAAGACCCTTTCCCTCTTTCCCAACATGTTTTTGGATGGTCTTTGGCCTGACCATTTCGTTTTTGCTAGCATTGTTAAGGCTTGTGCTAACTTAGGGACTTTGAAAGTTGGCAAACAAGTGCATGCTCAGTTCTTGAAATCAGAATTTTGTCATGATGATGTTGTTAAGTCTTCTATGGTTGATATGTATGCAAAATGTGGATTGCCTGATAATGCCAGAACTGTTTTTGACGGGATATTGGTCAAGAATATGATTTGTTCATCTGCAATGATATCGGGGTATGCACGTGTTGGGAGGAAAGATGAAGCTTTTGAGCTACTAGGGAAGTTGCCAGTAAAGAATTTGCAATGTTGGACTGCTCTGATATCTGGGCTCGTGCAAAATGGGAGCTTGGTTGATGCCATTGATGTATTTCTTGAAGTAAGAAGAGAGAGTGTCGATATGAATGATCCATTCATTCTTTCAAGTATAGTAGGAGCTTGTGCTAGCTTAGCAGCATTACAGCTCGGGAAACAGATTCATCGATTAGTTTTAGGACTTGGTTATGAACTTAGTTTGTTTGTTAGCAATGCCCTTGTGGATATGTATGCAAAGTGTAGCGATATCGTGGAAGCAAAGAGGATATTTGATAGCATGTTGACAAGAGATGTTGTATCTTGGACCTCAATTATTGTTGGGATGGCACAACACGGGCTAGCTATTGAGGCGTTATCATTATATGAGGACATGACCTTGGCTGGTGTGAAGCCAAATGAAGTAACTTTTGTTGGATTAATCTATGCTTGTAGTCATGTTGGATTAGTAAGCAAAGGTCAGAGTCTTTTTAAATCCATGATTGAAGATTATAAGTTAAGTCCTTCTCTTCAGCACTATACTTGCTTGTTGGATCTGTTTAGTCGATCTGGTCACCTTCAGAACGCTGAGAACCTTCTTAACACGATGCCATTTCAGCCTGATGAAGCTGCGTGGGCTGCTTTATTGAGTGCTTGTAAGCAACACGGAAATACTGAAATGGGAGTTAGGGTCGCCGATCGCTTACTAATTCTCGGACCAAAAGATCCTTCAACTTGTATACTGCTGTCAAATACATATGCTGGTGCAGCTTTGTGGGACAATGTATCTAAGTTGAGGAAGCTGCTGGCAAATTTGGAAGTTAGGAAAGAACCTGGCTACAGTTCTATTGATTTGGGAAAAGATACTACGACATTCTATGCTGGAGAGGCATTGTATCATATGAAGGATGAGATATTTGCACTGCTAAAGGAGTTTGATTCCGAGATGAGGAAGAGAGGTTATATTCCCGATACCACGTTCGTTTTGCATGATATGGAGCAGCAAGAGAAGGAAAGGCAGCTTTTTTGGCATAGTGAGAGATTGGCTGTTGGTTACGGACTTCTGAGGACTGTTCCTGGATCAGTAATAAGGGTGGTGAAAAACCTTCGAATTTGTGGTGATTGCCACACAGTTATAAAATTTATATCAAGCATTACAGGTCGGAAAATTGTCGTTAGAGATGCTAATAGATTCCATCACTTTGATAAGGGGATATGTTCATGTAATGACTTTTGGTAA
- the LOC104241251 gene encoding probable acyl-activating enzyme 16, chloroplastic: MSEMITMSLKSNLFATPYSGRYGVSHFWSQQKLVNSKSHRSRRIGRVYCEFKTAEMEIRKCSPFLESELLSGNGGFPLTEWRTVPDIWRTSAEKFGDCVAVVDPYHDPPTTMTYKQLYQEIVDFSEGLRVVGLKPNEKIALFADNSCRWLVADQGTMASGAINVVRGSRSSVQELLQLYSHSESVALAIDNPEMYNRISDTFGSHTAIRFAILLWGEKSSLGREAVQGYPVYTYKEIIELGHKSRVDLLDSEDARKQYSFEAINSDDVATIVYTSGTTGNPKGVMLTHKNLLHQILNLGEIVPAVPGDRFLSMLPPWHAYERACEYFIFTHGTEQVYTTVKNLKEDLRRYQPHYLISVPLVYETLYSGILKQINSNSAARKFIALLFLRISMAYMEAKRIYEGKCLMKDTKQPSYIVSLLDWLWARTIAAILWPLHMLAKKIVYSKIHASIGISKAGISGGGSLSSHVDKFFEAIGIKIQNGYGLTESSPVISARHPACNVLGSVGHPIRYVEVKIVNAETDEVLPPGSRGIVKARGPLVMKGYYKNPLATKQAIDENGWLNTGDLGWIAPDHSVGRSRKSGGVIVLEGRAKDTIVLSTGENVEPSEIEEAAMGSSLIQQIVVIGQDQRRLGAIIVPNKEEILLAAKRSAIVDSETTEVSKEKAVGILYEELRKWTSGCSFQVGPILIVDEPFTIDSGLLTPTMKIKRDKIAALYKEQIENLYK; encoded by the exons ATGTCAGAGATGATTACCATGAGTTTAAAATCCAATCTTTTTGCTACCCCATATAGTGGAAGATATGGGGTAAGCCATTTTTGGTCTCAGCAGAAATTGGTCAACTCCAAGTCACACAGAAGTCGGAGGATCGGTCGAGTTTATTGCGAGTTTAAG ACTGCAGAAATGGAAATCAGGAAGTGCTCGCCTTTTCTAGAAAGTGAATTGTTATCCGGTAATGGTGGGTTTCCCTTGACAGAGTGGAGAACTGTTCCCGACATTTGGCGGACTTCGGCAGAGAAGTTTGGTGACTGTGTAGCAGTTGTGGACCCATATCATGATCCTCCTACAACCATGACTTATAAACAG CTTTATCAGGAGATTGTGGATTTCTCTGAAGGTTTGAGAGTTGTTGGGCTAAAGCCAAATGAGAAGATTGCGCTCTTTGCTGATAATTCATGTCGATGGCTTGTTGCAGATCAAG GTACGATGGCGAGTGGGGCTATCAACGTTGTGAGGGGTTCAAGGTCATCAGTTCAAGAGCTATTGCAATTATACAGCCACTCTGAAAG TGTCGCTCTTGCTATTGACAATCCTGAGATGTACAACCGGATTTCAGACACCTTTGGTTCCCACACAGCTATACGATTTGCTATTTTACTTTGGGGCGAGAAATCAAGCCTTGGAAGAGAAGCCGTGCAGGGATATCCTGTATATACTTATAAGGAGATTATAGAATTGGGTCACAAGAGTCGTGTGGATCTGCTTGATTCTGAAGATGCCA gGAAACAATATTCATTTGAGGCAATCAACTCTGATGATGTGGCTACAATTGTCTATACCAGTGGAACCACCGGTAATCCAAAAGGTGTCATGCTTACGCATAAAAATCTGCTTCACCAG ATTTTGAATTTGGGGGAGATTGTACCTGCTGTACCTGGGGACAGATTTCTAAGCATGCTTCCACCTTGGCATGCATATGAGCGTGCCTGTGAATATTTCATATTCACACATGGAACAGAGCAAGTGTACACAACTGTGAAAAATTTGAAG GAAGATTTGCGGCGTTATCAGCCACATTACTTGATAAGTGTTCCTTTAGTGTATGAGACATTATACAG TGGAATTCTAAAGCAGATCAATTCAAACTCTGCTGCTCGTAAATTCATTGCCCTATTATTTTTAAGGATCAGTATGGCTTACATGGAGGCAAAAAGGATTTACGAG GGGAAATGTTTAATGAAGGACACCAAGCAACCTTCATATATTGTATCATTGCTCGACTGGCTGTGGGCTAGAACTATTGCTGCTATATTATGGCCGCTGCATATGCTGGCGAAGAAAATTGTTTACAGTAAAATACACGCAAGCATTGGTATTTCAAAG GCTGGCATAAGTGGAGGCGGTAGTCTTTCTTCACATGTTGACAAGTTCTTCGAG GCAATTGGCATAAAGATTCAGAATGGATATGGTCTGACTGAGTCATCTCCCGTGATTTCTGCCCGTCATCCTGCGTGTAAT GTACTTGGCTCAGTTGGGCATCCCATTCGGTATGTAGAAGTAAAAATTGTAAATGCTGAAACAGATGAGGTCcttcctccaggctcaagaggcATTGTCAAAGCCAGAGGGCCACTAGTAATGAAGGGCTACTATAAG AATCCATTGGCGACAAAACAAGCTATTGATGAGAATGGATGGCTGAACACTGGTGATCTTGGTTGGATTGCGCCTGATCATTCTGTAGGGCGAAGTCGTAAAAGTGGGGGTGTAATAGTCCTTGAAGGCCGTGCAAAGGATACCATAGTCCTTTCAACTG GTGAGAATGTTGAACCATCAGAGATTGAAGAAGCTGCAATGGGAAGTAGTCTGATCCAGCAgattgttgtcattggccag GACCAACGACGTCTTGGAGCTATAATTGTTCCAAATAAGGAAGAGATTCTGTTAGCGGCTAAAAGATCAGCTATTGTGGATTCTGAAACCACTGAAGTTAGCAAGGAAAAAGCAGTTGGCATATTATACGAGGAGTTAAGAAAATG GACTTCAGGTTGCTCATTTCAAGTTGGACCTATCCTTATTGTCGATGAACCTTTCACG ATTGATAGTGGCTTACTAACACCAACCATGAAAATCAAGAGAGACAAAATTGCAGCTCTCTACAAAGAGCAAATTGAGAACTTGTACAAATGA